In Paraburkholderia caribensis, a single window of DNA contains:
- the dapD gene encoding 2,3,4,5-tetrahydropyridine-2,6-dicarboxylate N-succinyltransferase, with protein sequence MSQQLQQIIDTAWDNRADLSPKAAPADVREAVAHAIEQLDKGALRVAEKKDGDWVVNQWLKKAVLLSFRLEDNAPMPAGGYSQFYDKVPSKFANYTAEDFAAGGFRVVPPAIARRGSYIAKNVVLMPSYTNIGAYVDEGTMVDTWATVGSCAQIGKNVHLSGGVGIGGVLEPLQANPVIIEDNCFIGARSEVVEGVIVEENSVISMGVYLGQSTKIYDRETGEVTYGRIPAGSVVVAGNLPSKDGSHSLYCAVIVKKVDAKTRAKVGLNELLRGD encoded by the coding sequence ATGTCGCAACAACTTCAGCAGATCATCGATACCGCCTGGGACAACCGCGCCGACCTGTCGCCGAAGGCCGCGCCCGCCGACGTGCGCGAAGCCGTCGCGCATGCCATCGAGCAGCTCGATAAGGGCGCGCTGCGCGTCGCCGAAAAGAAGGATGGCGACTGGGTCGTCAACCAGTGGCTGAAGAAGGCCGTGCTGCTGTCGTTCCGCCTCGAAGACAACGCGCCGATGCCGGCTGGCGGCTACTCGCAGTTCTACGACAAGGTGCCGTCGAAGTTCGCCAACTACACGGCTGAAGACTTCGCCGCCGGCGGCTTCCGCGTCGTGCCGCCCGCCATCGCGCGCCGCGGCTCGTACATTGCGAAGAACGTGGTGCTGATGCCGTCGTACACCAACATCGGCGCCTACGTCGACGAAGGCACGATGGTCGACACGTGGGCCACCGTCGGTTCGTGCGCGCAGATCGGCAAGAACGTGCACCTGTCGGGCGGCGTGGGCATCGGCGGCGTGCTGGAGCCGCTGCAGGCCAACCCCGTCATCATCGAAGACAACTGCTTCATCGGCGCGCGCTCGGAAGTCGTGGAAGGCGTGATCGTCGAAGAGAACTCGGTCATTTCGATGGGCGTGTACCTCGGCCAGAGCACCAAGATCTACGACCGCGAAACGGGCGAAGTCACGTATGGCCGCATTCCGGCGGGCTCGGTGGTGGTGGCGGGCAACCTGCCGTCGAAGGACGGCTCGCACAGCCTGTATTGCGCGGTGATCGTCAAGAAGGTCGACGCCAAAACGCGCGCGAAGGTCGGCCTGAACGAACTGCTGCGAGGCGACTGA
- the dapC gene encoding succinyldiaminopimelate transaminase, with the protein MNPLLDSLQSYPFEKLRLLFKDVTPPASLAHISFGIGEPKHPTPELIKQAVIDSLGGLAAYPLTLGTPALREAIAKWVGQRYNLPHVDPATQVLPVSGSREALFALAQTVIDPKKNARGEPAIVLCPNPFYQIYEGAALLAGAQPYFANSDPARNFACDYSAIPDDVWARTQLLYVCSPGNPTGAVLTLDDWRELFELSDRHGFVIASDECYSEIYFDEARPPLGGLEAAHKLGRGFERLVMLSSLSKRSNVPGMRSGFVAGDAAILKQFLLYRTYHGAALSTVFQTASIAAWSDEAHVRENRAMYVQKFSTVTPMLADVLDVRLPDAAFYLWANVARTGLSDDEFARRLYADYNVTVLPGSFLARTAHDTNPGRDFVRLALVAGVDECTEGARRIVEFCRSLKS; encoded by the coding sequence GTGAATCCGCTACTCGACTCCCTTCAGTCCTATCCCTTCGAAAAGCTGCGCCTGCTCTTCAAGGACGTCACGCCGCCCGCCAGTCTCGCGCACATCAGCTTCGGGATCGGCGAGCCGAAACATCCGACGCCCGAGCTGATCAAACAAGCCGTGATCGATTCGCTCGGCGGTCTTGCAGCCTATCCGCTCACGCTCGGCACGCCGGCGCTGCGCGAAGCGATCGCGAAGTGGGTCGGACAGCGCTACAACCTGCCGCACGTCGACCCCGCCACCCAGGTGCTGCCCGTGTCCGGCTCGCGCGAGGCGCTGTTCGCACTGGCGCAGACGGTGATCGACCCGAAGAAAAACGCTCGCGGCGAGCCTGCGATCGTACTCTGTCCGAACCCGTTCTATCAAATCTACGAAGGCGCGGCGCTGCTGGCGGGCGCGCAGCCGTACTTCGCCAACAGCGACCCGGCCCGCAACTTCGCGTGTGATTACTCCGCCATTCCCGACGACGTCTGGGCGCGCACCCAGCTGCTCTACGTCTGCTCGCCGGGCAACCCGACGGGCGCCGTGCTGACGCTCGACGACTGGCGCGAGCTGTTCGAACTGTCGGACCGTCACGGCTTCGTGATCGCGTCGGACGAATGCTACTCGGAGATCTATTTCGACGAGGCGCGTCCGCCGCTCGGCGGTCTGGAAGCGGCGCACAAGCTCGGCCGGGGTTTCGAGCGGCTCGTGATGCTGTCGAGCCTGTCCAAGCGCTCGAACGTGCCGGGCATGCGCTCGGGCTTCGTCGCGGGCGACGCGGCCATTCTCAAGCAGTTCCTGCTATACCGGACTTATCACGGCGCCGCCTTGTCGACGGTCTTTCAAACTGCGAGCATTGCTGCGTGGAGCGACGAAGCGCATGTGCGCGAAAACCGCGCAATGTACGTGCAGAAGTTCTCGACCGTCACGCCGATGCTCGCCGACGTGCTCGACGTCAGGCTGCCCGACGCCGCGTTCTACCTGTGGGCGAACGTCGCGCGCACGGGCCTGTCGGACGACGAGTTCGCCCGCCGCCTGTACGCCGACTATAATGTGACGGTTCTGCCCGGCTCGTTTCTCGCGCGCACCGCGCACGACACGAACCCCGGTCGCGATTTCGTCCGCCTCGCCCTGGTCGCGGGCGTCGACGAATGCACGGAGGGCGCGCGGCGCATCGTCGAGTTCTGCCGCTCGCTGAAAAGCTAG
- a CDS encoding DMT family transporter, with amino-acid sequence MNLSLRNTVGNAWPTLAIMLGASVWGMVWYPLRMLHALGVTGTAASALTSGAGCLFVLLVRRSAIKTMRWHWLLPALALFAGITNLGFVWGAIHGQVMRVLLLFYLTPAWTALFAHFILHERLTWAGAGLAALSLAGAMMMLWSPQLGIPVPGSLAEWAGLAAGMSFAMSNVLILKTSRVLPGMKAEMRTAVIFGGAAIFGGCASFFESMPAPPAGEHIGMAVFLVLAIGFVLATNNMLVQYGLARVPANRASIIMLFEIVITALTAWLFAGEVPGPREWAGGACIVLASALSSWVHRAKAAEKTDTGKDGNADGNGKNRPRAMV; translated from the coding sequence ATGAATCTCTCGCTTCGCAACACTGTGGGCAACGCGTGGCCGACGCTCGCGATCATGCTGGGCGCGTCGGTGTGGGGCATGGTCTGGTATCCGCTGCGCATGCTGCACGCGCTGGGCGTGACGGGCACGGCCGCGAGCGCGCTGACGAGCGGCGCGGGATGCCTGTTCGTGCTGCTCGTGCGGCGCAGTGCGATCAAAACGATGCGCTGGCACTGGCTGCTCCCCGCGCTCGCGCTGTTCGCGGGCATCACCAATCTTGGCTTCGTGTGGGGCGCGATCCACGGCCAGGTGATGCGCGTGCTGCTGCTTTTCTATCTGACGCCGGCATGGACCGCGCTGTTCGCGCATTTCATCCTGCACGAGCGCCTGACGTGGGCGGGCGCGGGGCTCGCGGCGCTGTCGCTAGCGGGCGCGATGATGATGCTGTGGTCGCCGCAACTCGGCATTCCCGTGCCCGGCAGCCTCGCCGAATGGGCGGGGCTCGCGGCGGGCATGTCCTTCGCGATGAGCAACGTGCTGATCCTCAAGACGAGCCGCGTGCTGCCCGGCATGAAGGCGGAGATGCGCACGGCCGTGATCTTCGGCGGCGCGGCGATCTTCGGCGGCTGCGCGTCGTTCTTCGAATCGATGCCCGCGCCGCCGGCGGGCGAGCACATCGGCATGGCCGTGTTTCTCGTGCTTGCCATCGGCTTCGTGCTCGCCACCAACAACATGCTCGTGCAATACGGACTCGCGCGCGTGCCTGCCAACCGGGCGTCGATCATCATGCTGTTCGAGATCGTCATTACGGCGCTAACGGCATGGCTGTTCGCGGGCGAAGTCCCTGGTCCGCGCGAATGGGCGGGCGGCGCGTGCATCGTGCTGGCGTCGGCGCTGTCGAGCTGGGTGCATCGCGCGAAGGCTGCGGAGAAGACGGACACGGGCAAGGACGGAAACGCCGACGGCAACGGTAAGAATCGGCCACGCGCGATGGTATGA
- the smc gene encoding chromosome segregation protein SMC, with the protein MRLTSIKLAGFKSFVDPTHFQVPGQLVGVVGPNGCGKSNIIDAVRWVLGESRASELRGESMQDVIFNGSTARKPGSRASVELVFDNADGRAAGQWGQYAEIAVKRVLTRDGTSSYYINNLPARRRDIQDIFLGTGLGPRAYAIIGQGMIARIIEAKPEELRVFLEEAAGVSKYKERRRETENRLHDTRENLTRVEDIVRELTANLEKLEAQAVVATKYKQLQAEGEEKQRLLWLLRKNEAGTEQDRQKRAIEQAQIDLEAQTAKLREVEAQLETLRVAHYSASDAMQGAQGALYEANAEVSRLEAEIKFIVESRNRVQAQIAALTAQREQWLAQAQKAQDDLEDAEIQLGEGEEKAVIAEETAAAKHDAMPALEARWRDAQAQLNEERAGIAQTEQALKLEAAHQRNADQQLQQLQQRQERLKTEAGGLDAPDEAQLEELRMQLAEHEEILSEAQARLADAQDTLPRLDGERRAAQERVQAESAQIHQLEARLGALRQLQENVQTEGKIQPWLDKHELGALPRLWKKLHVEAGWETALESVLRERLAAVEVSNLDWVKHFVSDAPPAKLAFYAPPAAGQPVAAPASLRPLLSLVRIDDAGIRAVLNDWLGNAFIADDLPQALSMRAQLPEGGAFVVKAGHVVTRVGVQLYAADSEQAGMLARQQEIENLTRQVRAQALLAEEAKAAAIRAEAAHTQASNALTEVRQQAERATQRVHALQMDVLKLTQAHERYTQRSTQISEELEEITAQIDEQRALRAESEANFERHDSELAQLQARFEDNQLAFESLDEELGNARNEARDLDRAATDARFAARNSANRIDELKRSIQVAHEQSERVAGSLEDARAELETINEQTAHTGLQDALEIRRTKEEALHAARLELDDLTAKLRASDELRLTTERALQPLRDRITELQLKEQAARLNAEQFIEQLTAAGVDEADLQAKLTPDMKPSYLQGEVTRINNAITALGPVNMAALDELKAASERKTFLDAQSADLTNAIETLEDAIRKIDQETRTLLQGTFDQVNHHFGELFPRLFGGGQAKLIMTGDEILDAGVQVMAQPPGKKNSTIHLLSGGEKALTATALVFAMFQLNPAPFCLLDEVDAPLDDANTERFANLVRAMSEKTQFLFISHNKIAMEMAQQLIGVTMQEQGVSRIVAVDMETAAGFVQNIV; encoded by the coding sequence GTGCGTCTGACCTCGATCAAACTCGCTGGCTTCAAGTCATTCGTCGATCCCACGCATTTCCAGGTTCCGGGCCAGCTCGTCGGCGTGGTCGGTCCCAACGGTTGCGGCAAGTCCAACATCATCGATGCCGTGCGCTGGGTGCTCGGCGAATCGCGCGCCTCGGAGCTGCGCGGCGAATCGATGCAGGACGTGATCTTCAACGGCTCGACGGCGCGCAAGCCGGGTAGCCGCGCCAGCGTCGAACTGGTGTTCGACAACGCCGACGGCCGCGCCGCCGGCCAGTGGGGCCAGTATGCCGAAATCGCCGTCAAGCGCGTGCTGACGCGCGACGGTACGTCGAGCTACTACATCAACAATCTCCCCGCGCGCCGCCGCGACATCCAGGACATCTTCCTCGGCACGGGCCTCGGGCCGCGTGCGTACGCGATCATCGGGCAGGGCATGATCGCGCGGATCATCGAGGCGAAGCCCGAAGAACTGCGCGTGTTCCTCGAAGAAGCCGCGGGTGTGTCGAAGTACAAGGAACGCCGCCGCGAAACCGAGAACCGTCTGCACGACACGCGCGAGAATCTGACGCGCGTCGAAGATATCGTCCGCGAGTTGACGGCGAATCTGGAAAAGCTCGAAGCGCAGGCTGTCGTCGCGACGAAGTACAAGCAACTGCAGGCCGAAGGCGAAGAGAAGCAGCGCCTGTTGTGGCTGCTGCGCAAGAACGAAGCGGGCACCGAGCAGGACAGGCAGAAACGCGCGATCGAACAGGCGCAGATCGACCTCGAAGCGCAAACGGCGAAGCTGCGCGAAGTCGAAGCGCAGCTCGAAACGCTGCGCGTCGCGCATTATTCGGCCAGCGACGCGATGCAGGGCGCACAGGGCGCGCTGTACGAAGCGAACGCCGAAGTGAGCCGTCTCGAAGCCGAAATCAAGTTCATCGTCGAATCGCGCAACCGCGTGCAGGCGCAGATCGCCGCGCTGACGGCGCAGCGCGAGCAGTGGCTCGCGCAGGCACAGAAGGCCCAGGACGATCTCGAAGACGCCGAAATCCAGCTCGGCGAAGGCGAAGAGAAGGCGGTGATCGCCGAAGAGACGGCGGCCGCGAAGCACGACGCGATGCCCGCGCTCGAAGCGCGCTGGCGCGATGCGCAGGCGCAACTGAATGAAGAGCGCGCGGGCATTGCGCAGACCGAGCAGGCGCTCAAGCTCGAAGCCGCGCACCAGCGCAACGCCGACCAGCAGTTGCAGCAGTTGCAGCAGCGGCAGGAACGTCTGAAGACGGAAGCGGGCGGGCTCGACGCACCCGACGAGGCGCAGCTCGAAGAACTGCGCATGCAGCTTGCCGAGCACGAAGAGATTCTGAGCGAAGCGCAAGCGCGTCTCGCCGATGCGCAGGACACGCTGCCGCGTCTGGACGGCGAGCGCCGCGCCGCGCAGGAACGCGTGCAGGCGGAGAGCGCGCAGATCCATCAGCTCGAAGCACGTCTGGGCGCGCTGCGCCAGTTGCAGGAAAACGTGCAGACGGAAGGCAAGATCCAGCCGTGGCTCGACAAGCACGAGTTGGGCGCGCTGCCGCGTCTGTGGAAGAAGCTGCATGTCGAAGCCGGTTGGGAAACGGCGCTCGAATCCGTGCTGCGCGAGCGTCTTGCCGCGGTCGAAGTGTCGAATCTCGACTGGGTGAAACACTTCGTCAGCGACGCGCCGCCCGCCAAGCTCGCGTTCTACGCGCCGCCCGCGGCCGGTCAGCCGGTGGCGGCGCCGGCGTCGCTGCGGCCGTTGCTTTCCCTGGTGCGCATCGACGACGCTGGCATCCGCGCGGTGCTCAACGATTGGCTCGGCAATGCGTTCATCGCCGACGATCTGCCCCAGGCGCTGTCGATGCGCGCGCAATTGCCGGAAGGCGGCGCGTTCGTCGTGAAGGCCGGGCACGTGGTGACGCGCGTCGGCGTGCAACTGTACGCGGCGGATTCCGAGCAGGCAGGCATGCTCGCGCGTCAGCAGGAAATCGAAAACCTGACGCGCCAGGTGCGCGCGCAGGCGCTGCTCGCCGAAGAGGCGAAGGCGGCCGCGATTCGCGCGGAAGCCGCGCATACGCAGGCATCGAACGCGTTGACGGAAGTGCGCCAGCAGGCCGAGCGCGCGACCCAGCGCGTGCACGCGCTGCAGATGGACGTGCTCAAGCTCACGCAGGCGCACGAACGCTACACGCAGCGCAGCACGCAGATCAGCGAGGAGCTCGAAGAGATCACCGCGCAGATCGACGAGCAACGCGCGTTGCGTGCCGAATCGGAGGCGAACTTCGAGCGTCACGACAGCGAACTCGCGCAATTGCAGGCGCGTTTCGAAGACAACCAGCTCGCGTTCGAATCACTCGACGAAGAACTCGGCAACGCGCGCAACGAAGCACGCGATCTCGACCGTGCCGCCACCGATGCACGCTTTGCCGCGCGCAACTCGGCGAACCGTATCGACGAGCTCAAGCGCAGCATCCAGGTCGCGCACGAGCAGAGCGAGCGCGTCGCCGGTTCGCTCGAAGACGCGCGCGCCGAGCTCGAAACCATCAACGAGCAGACGGCGCACACCGGCTTGCAGGACGCGCTCGAAATCCGCCGCACGAAGGAAGAGGCGCTGCACGCGGCGCGTCTCGAACTCGACGATCTGACGGCGAAGCTGCGTGCGTCGGACGAACTGCGTCTGACTACCGAGCGCGCATTGCAGCCGTTGCGCGACCGCATCACCGAATTGCAGTTGAAGGAGCAGGCGGCACGCCTGAACGCCGAGCAGTTCATCGAGCAGCTGACGGCGGCGGGTGTCGACGAAGCCGATTTGCAGGCGAAGCTCACGCCGGACATGAAGCCGTCGTACCTGCAGGGCGAAGTCACGCGCATCAACAACGCGATCACCGCGCTCGGGCCCGTCAACATGGCCGCGCTCGACGAGCTGAAGGCGGCGTCCGAACGCAAGACTTTCCTCGACGCGCAATCGGCCGACCTGACCAACGCAATCGAAACGCTCGAAGACGCGATCCGCAAGATCGACCAGGAAACGCGCACGCTGTTGCAAGGCACGTTCGACCAGGTGAACCATCATTTCGGCGAGCTGTTCCCGCGTCTCTTCGGCGGCGGCCAGGCGAAACTCATCATGACGGGCGACGAGATTCTCGACGCCGGCGTGCAGGTGATGGCGCAGCCGCCGGGCAAGAAGAACTCGACGATTCACCTGCTGTCGGGCGGTGAAAAGGCGCTGACGGCGACGGCTCTCGTGTTCGCGATGTTCCAGCTGAATCCGGCGCCGTTCTGTCTGCTGGACGAAGTGGACGCGCCGCTCGACGACGCTAACACCGAACGTTTCGCGAATCTCGTGCGTGCGATGTCGGAGAAGACGCAGTTCCTGTTCATTTCCCACAACAAGATCGCGATGGAAATGGCGCAGCAACTGATCGGGGTGACGATGCAGGAGCAGGGCGTCTCGAGGATCGTGGCCGTCGACATGGAAACGGCTGCGGGATTTGTCCAGAATATCGTTTAA
- a CDS encoding cell division protein ZipA C-terminal FtsZ-binding domain-containing protein, whose amino-acid sequence MDELTLGLIGAGAVVVGGVVVYNAWQGAKVRRRMPRPMPADAADPLVRDDQVEQSPFIEPARPTTRRESAAGEPAEAARVEPTFGGAAPLDTPADIQAENTSPNGFPEDEEAAQPAAEVQADDERNEPILPAATTISSAPPAIVDRRIDCIVPIRLSSPVAGDKVLPLAQRLRRAGSKPVHIEGKPEGGGAWELLQNGVRYEDLRAAAQLANRSGPLNELEFSEFVTGVQQFADALDASPEFPDMMETVSMARELDGFAAQCDAQLSINVLSDGAPWSANYVQAVASQDGLLLSRDGTRFVKLDVKQSPVFMLQFGDTNFLRDDLTYKGGQMITLVLDVPVADEDILPFRLMCDYAKSLAERIGGRVVDDGRRPLPESALLAIEQQLMTLYAKLEQAGIPAGSPATRRLFSQ is encoded by the coding sequence ATGGACGAGTTGACACTCGGATTGATTGGCGCGGGCGCCGTGGTGGTCGGGGGAGTGGTGGTCTACAACGCGTGGCAGGGTGCGAAGGTGCGCCGCAGGATGCCGCGGCCGATGCCCGCCGATGCGGCGGACCCGCTCGTCCGGGACGACCAGGTCGAGCAAAGCCCGTTCATCGAGCCGGCGCGCCCGACGACGCGCCGCGAATCCGCCGCGGGCGAGCCGGCGGAAGCCGCGCGCGTCGAGCCGACTTTCGGCGGCGCCGCGCCGCTCGACACGCCAGCGGACATTCAGGCAGAGAACACCTCGCCGAACGGTTTTCCCGAGGATGAAGAAGCCGCTCAGCCGGCTGCCGAAGTGCAGGCCGACGACGAGCGCAACGAGCCGATTTTGCCCGCTGCCACGACGATTTCGTCGGCGCCGCCCGCGATCGTCGATCGGCGTATCGACTGTATCGTGCCGATCAGGCTGTCGTCTCCCGTGGCGGGCGACAAGGTGCTGCCGCTCGCGCAGCGTCTGCGCCGCGCGGGCAGCAAGCCGGTGCACATCGAGGGCAAACCGGAAGGCGGCGGCGCGTGGGAACTTCTGCAAAACGGCGTGCGCTACGAAGACCTGCGCGCGGCTGCGCAGCTTGCGAATCGCAGCGGCCCGCTCAACGAACTGGAGTTTTCCGAGTTCGTTACGGGTGTCCAGCAATTCGCCGATGCGCTCGACGCATCGCCGGAGTTTCCGGACATGATGGAAACGGTGTCGATGGCGCGCGAGCTCGACGGCTTTGCTGCGCAATGCGACGCGCAACTGTCGATCAACGTGCTGTCCGACGGCGCGCCGTGGTCGGCGAACTACGTGCAGGCCGTCGCGTCGCAGGACGGGCTGCTGCTGTCGCGCGACGGCACGCGCTTCGTCAAGCTCGACGTGAAGCAAAGCCCGGTGTTCATGCTGCAGTTCGGCGACACCAACTTCCTGCGCGACGACCTCACGTACAAAGGCGGCCAGATGATCACGCTGGTGCTCGACGTGCCCGTCGCCGACGAAGACATCCTGCCGTTCCGCCTGATGTGCGATTACGCGAAGTCGCTGGCCGAGCGCATCGGCGGGCGCGTGGTCGACGATGGCCGGCGGCCGCTGCCGGAGAGTGCGCTGCTCGCGATCGAGCAACAGTTGATGACGCTTTACGCGAAGCTCGAGCAGGCGGGGATTCCCGCTGGCTCGCCAGCAACGCGGCGACTGTTCAGCCAGTAA
- a CDS encoding alpha/beta fold hydrolase has translation MPAIAVRFVRFVHSLLVLLGALALLSAPDASASEQVVSVPLAKGASISYLLTQQDGSAPRWVLVMFPGSAGDLELSQQPDGTIHMREKNNFLVRARQLFVDAQFATAIVDAPSDQPRGYSDAFRASPSSARDLAQVAASLHGRLPDAKLVLVGTSRGTISTAYVGRALPDVWDAVVHTSTLSSPARGRATPLIGFDYGSIRPRQLFVHHADDGCFLCSYEALRRIAESGQYALITVHGGDVRGEPCEASSHHGFYGRDKAVVAAIKAWISGQPWQDDVG, from the coding sequence ATGCCCGCTATCGCCGTCCGCTTCGTTCGCTTCGTCCATTCGCTGCTCGTGCTTCTGGGTGCGCTCGCCCTTTTGAGCGCACCAGACGCAAGCGCGAGCGAGCAAGTGGTCAGCGTGCCGCTCGCCAAGGGCGCGTCGATCTCCTATCTGCTCACGCAGCAGGACGGCAGCGCGCCGCGTTGGGTGCTGGTGATGTTCCCGGGCAGCGCCGGAGATCTCGAACTGTCGCAACAGCCCGACGGCACGATCCACATGCGCGAGAAGAACAACTTCCTGGTTCGCGCACGCCAGCTATTCGTGGACGCGCAGTTCGCGACGGCGATCGTCGATGCCCCATCCGATCAACCTCGCGGCTACTCCGATGCGTTCCGCGCGTCGCCAAGTTCCGCGCGGGATCTCGCCCAGGTCGCAGCCAGCCTGCATGGCCGCCTCCCTGACGCGAAACTCGTACTGGTCGGCACGAGCCGCGGCACGATCTCGACGGCTTATGTGGGCCGCGCGTTGCCCGATGTCTGGGACGCCGTCGTGCATACGTCCACGCTCAGCAGTCCCGCACGCGGCCGCGCCACGCCGTTGATCGGCTTCGATTACGGCTCGATTCGCCCGCGCCAGCTATTCGTGCACCACGCCGACGACGGCTGCTTCCTCTGCTCGTATGAAGCGCTACGACGCATCGCGGAGAGCGGCCAGTACGCGCTGATCACCGTGCATGGCGGCGATGTGCGCGGCGAACCTTGCGAGGCTTCGTCGCATCATGGGTTCTATGGAAGGGACAAGGCAGTGGTCGCCGCGATCAAGGCGTGGATCAGCGGCCAACCATGGCAGGACGACGTGGGATAA